Proteins encoded in a region of the Halodesulfovibrio marinisediminis DSM 17456 genome:
- a CDS encoding metal ABC transporter permease yields MDILTLPFMQNAIAASLLASIACGIVGTLIVLNRLVFLAGGVAHAAYGGVGLAFFWGLPVLPCTLGFTLGSSVAMSTIARKYKEKADTVIGVLWAAGMAFGIILIDLTPGYNVDLMSFLFGSILTVSASDLWLMFGMDIFILGTTILAYPGLLSISFDAEYAESRGLPASILHTVLVCMAALSIVMIIRVVGLILVIALLTIPPFIAERKARNLAWMMGTAVFWSMVFCTLGLGLAYWFNLTSGASIIAVASATFFAVVGIEQFHNYRASKT; encoded by the coding sequence ATGGACATACTCACACTCCCCTTCATGCAAAACGCTATTGCAGCCTCTTTGCTGGCATCCATTGCATGTGGCATTGTCGGTACTCTGATCGTCCTTAACCGCCTTGTTTTTCTTGCAGGTGGAGTTGCACACGCAGCTTACGGTGGGGTAGGTCTGGCGTTTTTCTGGGGACTGCCAGTGCTCCCATGCACACTTGGCTTTACGCTTGGTTCGTCCGTTGCCATGTCCACTATCGCCAGAAAATATAAAGAAAAAGCAGACACTGTCATAGGAGTGCTTTGGGCAGCTGGTATGGCCTTTGGTATCATTCTCATAGATCTTACACCGGGGTATAACGTCGATCTTATGAGCTTTCTTTTCGGCTCTATTCTCACAGTATCCGCGTCTGACTTATGGCTCATGTTCGGGATGGATATATTCATTCTAGGTACAACAATTCTGGCCTACCCCGGTCTGCTCAGTATTTCATTTGATGCCGAGTATGCCGAATCCCGTGGCTTGCCTGCCTCTATCCTTCACACAGTGCTCGTATGTATGGCTGCATTATCAATTGTTATGATCATCCGCGTAGTAGGACTTATTCTTGTTATCGCCCTGCTGACCATCCCGCCATTTATTGCAGAACGTAAAGCACGCAACCTTGCTTGGATGATGGGAACTGCTGTCTTTTGGAGCATGGTATTCTGCACCCTCGGACTAGGACTAGCATACTGGTTCAACCTAACCTCCGGCGCGAGCATCATTGCTGTTGCTTCAGCCACCTTCTTCGCAGTAGTTGGAATTGAACAATTCCATAACTATCGTGCCAGCAAGACATAG
- a CDS encoding FlgO family outer membrane protein: MIRCIFTALVMFVCLLLPFAASAGTYEDYMAAKQKQAEATKPAIRKTIPVVADTLAAQLDAQLRQKLDLDEGDVEGYGVIVTTPVALEDLEETSSLARQMSEEVSRWLVNSGYNVQEIRKSRSVLFEPRGGEFVLSRRTHVLANENVRATIIVTGTYTQTLNRVRFNMRFIHAPTNEVLAMATQTLPLNAEMRLLTASSNDNRGVLPSVGTSF; this comes from the coding sequence ATGATTCGTTGTATTTTTACCGCACTGGTGATGTTTGTGTGCCTGTTGCTTCCTTTTGCCGCTTCAGCTGGAACATATGAAGACTATATGGCAGCAAAACAAAAACAGGCTGAGGCCACAAAGCCAGCTATAAGAAAGACTATCCCTGTCGTTGCAGACACTCTTGCAGCACAGTTAGATGCCCAGCTGCGTCAGAAGCTTGATTTGGATGAAGGTGATGTAGAGGGCTACGGTGTCATTGTAACTACTCCGGTAGCACTTGAGGATTTGGAAGAAACCAGCTCTCTTGCTCGACAGATGAGTGAAGAGGTTTCTCGCTGGCTTGTAAATTCCGGTTACAACGTGCAGGAAATTCGCAAAAGTCGCTCTGTTCTTTTTGAGCCACGCGGTGGAGAATTTGTTCTGAGCCGTCGTACCCATGTGCTTGCTAACGAAAACGTTCGTGCAACCATCATTGTTACAGGTACCTACACACAGACTTTGAATCGTGTACGATTTAATATGCGCTTTATTCATGCACCAACAAACGAGGTGCTTGCCATGGCAACTCAGACCTTGCCGTTGAACGCTGAAATGCGGCTGCTTACTGCAAGCAGTAACGACAACCGAGGAGTTCTCCCTAGTGTTGGCACTAGCTTCTAA
- the lon gene encoding endopeptidase La, translated as MTEIGSSDEKRLATIQLPLMSLREVVMFPRSIIPLFVGREASIKAIEHAIADSSKEIFLVAQREPEMEVPEAEDLFEVGTVSKVLQMLRLPDGTIKVLFEGLYRARWTSAGVEKLEVEEEGEEEVSFVLANVTPVEENDIEGTEAEALARACHESLEEYAKINKKLAQETLLAINAVSSVGKLADAIMPHLKVDYRVKQEVLELTDPVQRLEKVYELLQGEIAITSMEKRIKNRVKHQMERNQKEYYLNEQIKAINKEMGRDDDPQEELNELEAKLRSKDMPDEARDRGLRELKKLRGMPASSAEYTVVRNYIDWIVDLPWNKLKETPIDIDGARSILDEDHFGLEKPKERILEFLAVQKLATKLKGPILCLVGPPGVGKTSLARSIARATNREFVRLSLGGVRDEAEVRGHRRTYVGALPGKIIQSLKRVEFNNPLFCLDEIDKMSTDFRGDPSAALLEVLDPEQNGTFNDHYLDLDYDLSQVFFITTANSLQSIPLPLQDRMEIIQLPGYLETEKKRIARDFLLPKQIDQHGIKNENLRMSDNVIMDIIRYYTREAGVRSLEREIASICRKAAMRVVEADDMDKVISITTQNLPNMLGVKKYRYGEREDEAQVGVTTGLAWTELGGELLLVETAIMPGSGKVSTTGKLGEVMTESAQAALSYIRSRSSLFGLKPNFHKGIDIHVHVPEGATPKDGPSAGITLCTSMVSALLGIPVRNDIAMTGEITLRGRVLPIGGLREKLLAARRGLITTVLIPKDNEKDLKDIPADVLKGMTIVPVENVDEVLPYALNSAELYQGKSQTRELLDSLKICEPEATQVTH; from the coding sequence GTAGTAATGTTCCCGCGTTCGATTATTCCTTTGTTTGTAGGTCGTGAGGCCTCCATCAAAGCTATCGAGCATGCAATTGCTGATAGCAGTAAAGAAATCTTTCTTGTAGCTCAGCGTGAGCCGGAAATGGAAGTGCCGGAAGCAGAGGACCTGTTTGAGGTTGGTACTGTTTCTAAGGTGCTTCAGATGCTCAGACTGCCTGACGGTACGATAAAAGTCTTGTTTGAAGGTTTGTATCGTGCTCGTTGGACATCTGCCGGTGTTGAAAAGCTTGAGGTGGAAGAAGAGGGCGAAGAAGAAGTTTCTTTTGTTCTCGCCAACGTAACTCCTGTAGAAGAAAATGACATTGAGGGTACAGAGGCAGAAGCGCTTGCCCGTGCTTGTCATGAATCTCTGGAAGAATACGCAAAAATTAATAAAAAACTTGCTCAGGAAACTCTGCTTGCTATCAACGCTGTAAGCTCTGTTGGCAAACTGGCTGATGCCATTATGCCGCACCTTAAAGTTGATTATCGTGTGAAGCAGGAAGTGCTTGAGCTTACAGATCCTGTTCAGCGACTTGAGAAAGTATATGAGCTTCTTCAAGGTGAAATTGCGATTACATCTATGGAAAAACGCATTAAAAACCGCGTTAAGCATCAGATGGAACGTAACCAGAAGGAGTACTACCTCAACGAGCAGATTAAGGCGATCAATAAAGAAATGGGTCGTGATGACGATCCGCAGGAAGAACTTAACGAGCTTGAAGCTAAGCTACGCAGCAAAGATATGCCTGACGAAGCCCGTGATCGCGGCTTGCGTGAGCTTAAAAAGTTGCGTGGTATGCCTGCATCTTCTGCAGAATACACCGTAGTCCGTAACTACATTGACTGGATTGTAGATCTTCCTTGGAACAAGCTGAAAGAGACTCCGATTGATATCGACGGAGCACGTTCTATTTTGGATGAAGACCACTTTGGTCTTGAAAAGCCTAAAGAACGTATCTTGGAGTTCCTCGCAGTACAGAAGCTTGCAACCAAGTTGAAAGGTCCTATTCTCTGTCTTGTAGGCCCTCCGGGTGTTGGTAAAACTTCACTTGCACGTTCTATTGCACGCGCAACTAACCGTGAGTTTGTTCGTCTGTCTCTTGGCGGCGTGCGTGACGAAGCGGAAGTGCGTGGTCATAGACGTACTTACGTTGGTGCATTACCGGGTAAAATTATTCAGTCTCTCAAGCGAGTAGAGTTCAATAACCCGCTCTTCTGTCTTGATGAAATTGATAAAATGAGCACTGATTTTAGAGGTGACCCTTCCGCGGCGCTTCTTGAGGTGCTTGATCCGGAACAGAATGGCACCTTTAATGATCATTACCTTGATCTGGACTACGATCTGTCTCAGGTATTTTTCATTACGACAGCCAACAGTTTGCAGTCTATTCCGCTTCCACTTCAGGACAGAATGGAAATTATTCAGTTGCCTGGCTACCTTGAAACTGAGAAGAAGCGCATCGCTCGTGACTTCCTGCTGCCAAAACAAATTGACCAGCACGGTATCAAGAACGAAAACCTGCGCATGTCTGATAATGTAATTATGGATATTATCCGTTACTACACTCGTGAAGCTGGTGTACGTAGCCTTGAGCGCGAAATTGCATCTATTTGCCGTAAAGCAGCTATGCGTGTGGTAGAAGCGGATGATATGGATAAAGTGATTTCCATTACCACTCAGAATCTTCCTAACATGCTTGGTGTTAAAAAATACCGTTATGGTGAGCGGGAAGATGAAGCACAGGTTGGCGTAACTACAGGACTTGCATGGACTGAACTTGGCGGTGAACTGCTGCTGGTTGAAACTGCAATTATGCCGGGTTCCGGCAAGGTTTCTACTACCGGTAAGCTTGGTGAGGTTATGACTGAGTCTGCACAGGCAGCTCTTTCATATATCCGCTCTCGCTCCAGTTTGTTTGGTTTGAAGCCGAACTTCCATAAGGGCATCGACATTCATGTTCACGTACCGGAAGGCGCAACTCCTAAGGATGGACCTTCTGCCGGTATTACCCTGTGTACCTCAATGGTATCTGCTCTTCTGGGTATTCCTGTACGGAATGATATTGCGATGACCGGTGAGATTACGTTGCGTGGTCGCGTACTGCCAATCGGCGGTTTACGTGAAAAGCTTCTGGCTGCTCGACGCGGACTTATTACCACAGTGCTTATTCCAAAAGATAATGAAAAAGATCTTAAGGATATTCCAGCAGACGTTCTTAAAGGTATGACAATTGTTCCTGTTGAGAATGTCGATGAAGTGCTCCCGTACGCACTTAACTCTGCGGAGCTTTATCAGGGAAAGTCGCAGACTAGAGAGTTACTAGACTCTCTGAAGATTTGCGAACCTGAAGCAACACAAGTTACGCATTAA
- a CDS encoding proline--tRNA ligase: protein MRWSRFYIPTLKEAPADAEVVSHKLLTRAGMIRKLTSGIYTYMPLGLRSITKASAIVREEMDKAGGNEVSMPMVQPADLWQESGRWDFYGKELLRLKDRHNRDYCLGPTHEEVITDIVRGEVRSYRQLPMNLYQIQTKFRDEVRPRFGLMRGREFIMKDAYSFDKDQAGLDESYDAMYAAYNAIFSRMGLEFRPVEADSGSIGGSFSHEFMVLAETGEDTIVVCDSCSYAANVERAEILCSGEECAALETPMEEVSTPNARTIEEVSSFLNAPATAFVKTLLFDADGEPVAALVRGDRELNDVKLKNLLQADTLEMATPEQVREWTGAPVGFAGPVKLNVKRIYADNELRFATDWIVGANKADAHLKHVCLKRDVELTGYADLRVITENDVCPKCGKEISLPKGIEVGHVFKLGTKYSESLGCTFLDENGKEQVMLMGCYGIGVSRVVAACIEQNHDENGICFPPPIAPFEALVVNLDIKSDEVNDKVDEIYTFLKEQGIDVLVDDRKERPGVKFKDADLIGIPMQLVVGGRGLKNGIIEAKDRRTGEKTELPVEGFIEAFKEWKEKVYAGWNIG, encoded by the coding sequence ATGCGCTGGAGTCGTTTCTACATTCCTACGCTTAAGGAAGCACCAGCTGACGCAGAAGTTGTCAGCCATAAATTGCTTACCCGTGCGGGTATGATTCGTAAACTTACATCCGGTATCTACACATACATGCCGCTTGGTTTACGTTCCATCACTAAAGCTTCTGCTATTGTCCGTGAAGAAATGGACAAAGCAGGTGGTAACGAAGTGAGCATGCCAATGGTGCAGCCTGCCGATTTGTGGCAGGAATCTGGACGCTGGGACTTTTATGGTAAAGAATTACTTCGCCTGAAAGACCGTCACAACCGTGATTACTGTCTTGGCCCGACACACGAAGAAGTTATTACTGATATCGTGCGCGGCGAAGTACGTTCCTACCGTCAGCTGCCTATGAATCTTTACCAGATTCAGACTAAGTTCCGCGATGAGGTTCGCCCTCGTTTCGGTCTTATGCGTGGTCGTGAATTCATCATGAAAGATGCTTACTCTTTCGATAAAGATCAGGCAGGTCTCGATGAAAGCTATGACGCAATGTATGCAGCATACAATGCCATCTTCTCCCGTATGGGACTTGAGTTCCGTCCGGTAGAAGCAGACAGCGGCTCCATCGGCGGCAGCTTCTCTCACGAATTTATGGTGCTTGCAGAAACAGGTGAAGATACCATCGTAGTATGTGATTCCTGTTCCTACGCAGCAAACGTAGAACGTGCAGAGATTTTATGTTCAGGTGAAGAGTGCGCAGCGCTTGAAACCCCAATGGAAGAAGTTTCAACCCCGAATGCACGCACCATTGAAGAAGTTTCCAGCTTCCTTAATGCTCCTGCAACTGCATTTGTTAAGACTCTTCTTTTTGATGCAGACGGTGAGCCTGTTGCAGCGCTTGTTCGTGGCGACAGAGAGCTTAACGATGTTAAACTCAAGAACCTGCTTCAGGCAGACACTCTTGAGATGGCAACACCTGAGCAGGTTCGCGAATGGACCGGTGCTCCAGTAGGTTTCGCAGGCCCTGTGAAACTCAACGTTAAGCGTATTTATGCAGATAATGAGCTGCGTTTTGCGACTGACTGGATTGTTGGTGCAAACAAAGCTGACGCGCACCTCAAGCACGTTTGTCTGAAGCGTGATGTTGAGCTTACCGGTTACGCAGACCTTCGCGTTATCACCGAAAATGACGTATGTCCTAAGTGTGGCAAAGAAATTAGCCTCCCTAAAGGCATCGAAGTTGGTCACGTTTTCAAACTCGGTACTAAGTACTCAGAATCTCTTGGTTGTACTTTCCTTGATGAGAACGGCAAAGAGCAGGTAATGCTCATGGGTTGTTACGGTATTGGTGTTTCTCGTGTTGTTGCTGCTTGTATTGAGCAGAACCACGACGAGAACGGTATCTGCTTCCCGCCTCCGATTGCTCCATTTGAAGCGCTTGTTGTAAACCTCGACATTAAGAGTGACGAAGTTAATGACAAAGTAGACGAGATCTACACCTTCCTGAAAGAGCAGGGCATTGACGTGCTTGTGGATGATCGTAAAGAGCGTCCGGGGGTTAAGTTCAAAGATGCGGACCTCATCGGCATCCCAATGCAGCTTGTTGTTGGTGGCCGCGGTCTTAAAAATGGCATCATTGAAGCTAAAGACCGTCGTACAGGTGAGAAAACAGAACTTCCAGTTGAAGGCTTCATTGAAGCATTTAAAGAGTGGAAAGAAAAAGTATACGCAGGATGGAACATCGGTTAG
- the xseA gene encoding exodeoxyribonuclease VII large subunit, giving the protein MSQILTVRELTDALKKTIEGAFPFVWVRGQVSNLSRPASGHLYFSLKDTDAVLNCVWFKGNQRGDERFDPLTGEVFEDGPRPCLARTMQNGSEIMCAGRLNVYPPRGSYQLVVELAQDVGLGKLFMEFEELKKKLSARGFFDSTRKRSLPYHPEKVAVITAPSGAAIQDFLRISATRGWGTHIRIYPALVQGDLAAGQLAAQMDRINAEGWADVIVLIRGGGSIEDLWAFNDETLAEKIFGSRIPVIAGVGHEVDTTIADMTADVRAATPSHVAQLLWPERSMLIQSLDELEIRLARRIEQQLGAKEHSLTTLERGLGWLSPVQRLKRLDEQFVGLTERLERAVVLKLENAERAVTYGEERIKRAFGEDSINYQLQKVQSLKSRLQWAGDGMLATAERTLDRFSIMLESLDPRKPLERGYSLVQKADGTFVRSVDDVAKGEHLNVMVADGSVGVQVETVEKNGSDE; this is encoded by the coding sequence ATGAGTCAGATTTTAACAGTCAGAGAATTAACAGACGCCCTCAAGAAGACCATTGAGGGTGCGTTTCCGTTTGTGTGGGTGCGCGGTCAGGTTTCTAACCTTTCGCGTCCTGCTTCCGGTCACTTATATTTCTCTCTCAAGGACACAGATGCTGTGCTGAACTGTGTCTGGTTTAAGGGGAACCAACGCGGCGATGAGCGGTTCGATCCCCTTACCGGTGAAGTTTTTGAAGATGGACCGAGACCCTGCCTTGCCCGTACCATGCAGAATGGTTCGGAGATTATGTGTGCTGGCAGATTGAATGTGTACCCTCCGCGCGGCAGCTATCAGCTTGTTGTTGAGCTTGCACAGGATGTGGGGCTTGGTAAGCTCTTTATGGAATTTGAAGAACTGAAGAAAAAGCTGAGCGCAAGAGGTTTCTTCGACTCCACGCGCAAGCGTTCTCTGCCGTACCATCCTGAAAAGGTTGCTGTAATTACCGCTCCTTCAGGTGCAGCTATTCAGGACTTTTTACGTATCTCTGCTACCCGTGGCTGGGGTACCCATATTAGAATTTATCCGGCCTTGGTGCAGGGAGATCTTGCAGCAGGGCAGTTAGCAGCGCAGATGGATAGAATTAATGCTGAAGGATGGGCGGATGTTATAGTGCTCATTCGTGGCGGCGGTTCTATTGAGGACTTGTGGGCGTTTAATGATGAAACGCTTGCTGAGAAAATTTTTGGTTCCAGAATACCTGTTATTGCCGGTGTGGGGCATGAAGTAGATACGACGATTGCTGATATGACAGCAGATGTCCGTGCTGCGACCCCAAGCCATGTTGCCCAGCTGCTATGGCCTGAACGCTCCATGTTGATTCAGTCTCTGGATGAATTGGAGATTCGCTTAGCTCGCAGAATAGAGCAGCAGTTGGGTGCAAAAGAGCATAGTCTGACCACGTTGGAACGTGGGCTGGGGTGGTTGTCTCCTGTGCAGCGCTTGAAACGGCTGGATGAGCAGTTTGTTGGGCTTACTGAGCGTCTTGAAAGAGCTGTTGTTCTGAAACTTGAAAACGCTGAACGGGCCGTGACATACGGTGAAGAGCGGATAAAGCGTGCTTTCGGTGAAGATTCGATCAACTACCAGTTGCAGAAGGTGCAGAGCTTAAAGAGTCGTTTACAATGGGCTGGGGATGGAATGCTTGCAACGGCTGAACGCACACTTGATCGTTTTTCTATCATGCTAGAAAGTCTTGATCCTCGAAAGCCTTTGGAGAGAGGATACAGTTTAGTTCAAAAGGCTGATGGTACATTTGTCCGTAGCGTTGATGATGTCGCCAAGGGTGAGCATTTGAATGTGATGGTGGCGGACGGTTCTGTTGGTGTTCAAGTTGAAACTGTGGAAAAGAATGGGAGTGATGAATGA
- a CDS encoding metal ABC transporter ATP-binding protein, with protein sequence MNQPAIDISGLTYAYPNASHVTVLENLNFTVPQGAYIAILGPNGGGKTTLLKCILGLLTPQSGNIKVFGRKPSESIRYIGYVPQYATTKDLFPATLLDIVMMGAITSPLLISFSRKERQHNEKKAVEALKKVGLVGLEKEKLHNLSGGQRQRVIVARALMSDPRLLLLDEPTSNFDPSGKFCFYEFLAGLPDNITTIVVSHDISIAASPFTGIAVVNQDLKYHEGKDFSPDFLAHLYGTHDSTCPMGAFMNNVPQILSFKPFTKNINFPDTEE encoded by the coding sequence ATGAATCAACCAGCCATCGACATATCAGGACTTACCTACGCATACCCTAATGCCTCACATGTCACTGTATTGGAAAATCTAAACTTTACAGTGCCGCAAGGTGCGTACATTGCAATCTTAGGTCCTAACGGTGGAGGAAAAACTACCCTGTTGAAATGCATTTTAGGCCTTCTTACACCACAATCTGGCAACATCAAGGTCTTTGGAAGAAAGCCATCGGAAAGCATACGATACATCGGATATGTTCCACAGTACGCTACTACTAAAGACCTGTTTCCAGCCACACTACTTGATATTGTCATGATGGGCGCAATTACCAGTCCCTTACTGATCTCATTTTCGCGAAAAGAGCGTCAGCATAATGAGAAAAAAGCTGTTGAGGCATTAAAAAAAGTTGGCCTTGTTGGACTAGAAAAAGAAAAACTGCACAACCTTTCCGGCGGACAACGTCAGCGAGTTATTGTTGCTAGAGCTCTTATGTCTGACCCCAGATTGCTGCTTCTGGATGAACCGACTTCGAACTTTGACCCAAGCGGTAAATTCTGCTTCTACGAATTTCTCGCAGGTCTTCCAGATAACATTACAACCATTGTGGTTAGCCATGACATTTCCATCGCAGCTTCACCGTTTACCGGCATTGCCGTTGTGAACCAAGACCTGAAGTATCACGAAGGAAAAGATTTTTCTCCGGACTTCCTTGCCCATCTATATGGAACACACGACAGTACCTGTCCGATGGGGGCTTTTATGAACAATGTACCTCAGATACTCTCATTCAAGCCGTTTACAAAAAACATCAACTTTCCTGACACCGAGGAGTAA
- the ispG gene encoding flavodoxin-dependent (E)-4-hydroxy-3-methylbut-2-enyl-diphosphate synthase → MSLERRKTREVTVGALKIGSEHPVVVQSMTNTDTRDVESTVAQIEELVAAGCELVRVAVLDEQAAWAISRIKDQISIPLIADIHFDHRLAIKSLEAGVDALRINPGNIGGEKNVDKVVDAAKAHNAAIRVGVNSGSVERALLDKFGGPTPEAMVESAMQHVAMLEKRKFYNTKISLKSSSVLHTIDSYRLLAEKCDYPLHIGVTEAGTLLRGAIKSSVGLGVLLWQGIGDTLRVSLTDDPVQEMTVAWELLRSLGLRHRGPEIISCPTCGRTEIGLINLVEVVEKRLEGVVDPIKVAVMGCVVNGPGEAREADIGIAGGRDKGIIFRKGKVIRTVKGGANLLNAFMEELDKFLIERNKG, encoded by the coding sequence ATGTCCTTAGAAAGAAGAAAGACTCGTGAAGTGACCGTAGGGGCACTTAAAATCGGTAGTGAGCATCCTGTAGTTGTGCAGAGCATGACAAACACAGATACTCGCGACGTAGAGTCAACCGTTGCTCAGATTGAGGAGCTTGTAGCAGCTGGGTGTGAGCTGGTACGTGTTGCTGTTCTTGATGAGCAGGCTGCATGGGCAATTTCCCGAATCAAGGATCAGATTTCTATTCCACTTATTGCTGATATTCACTTTGACCACAGGTTGGCAATTAAGTCTTTGGAGGCCGGTGTAGATGCATTACGTATTAACCCGGGTAACATTGGCGGTGAGAAAAATGTGGATAAAGTAGTGGACGCTGCTAAAGCACACAATGCAGCTATCAGAGTCGGCGTTAACAGCGGCTCTGTAGAAAGGGCATTATTGGACAAGTTTGGTGGTCCGACTCCTGAAGCCATGGTAGAAAGTGCGATGCAGCACGTTGCCATGCTTGAAAAGCGTAAATTTTATAACACCAAGATTTCTTTGAAGTCTTCTTCTGTTCTGCATACCATTGACTCTTACAGACTGCTTGCAGAGAAGTGTGATTACCCGCTGCATATTGGTGTGACAGAAGCTGGTACGCTGTTGCGTGGTGCCATAAAATCTTCAGTAGGTCTTGGTGTATTGCTCTGGCAGGGCATTGGTGATACTTTGCGCGTTTCCCTGACGGACGATCCTGTTCAGGAAATGACTGTCGCCTGGGAACTCTTACGTTCTCTCGGTTTGCGTCATCGTGGACCGGAGATTATTTCCTGTCCCACCTGCGGTAGAACCGAAATTGGCCTTATTAATCTTGTTGAAGTCGTAGAAAAACGCCTTGAAGGCGTTGTCGACCCTATCAAAGTAGCTGTAATGGGCTGCGTTGTTAACGGGCCGGGCGAGGCTCGGGAGGCTGATATTGGTATTGCCGGTGGCAGAGACAAAGGTATTATTTTCCGTAAAGGAAAAGTTATTAGAACGGTAAAAGGCGGAGCAAACTTGCTTAACGCCTTTATGGAAGAATTAGATAAATTTCTTATAGAACGAAATAAAGGATAG
- a CDS encoding FlgO family outer membrane protein, translating into MSNAFRSVGIALLVIMVGVPQVWAEEQPPQKVYGAVESMVPESADATYQEDTSLTSVTTVVNYDNGVMLPDGTGGMLWRKGNVQSDIPAVDNAREVKLKVRELADQLLTDLDWEIFKNASILPVTFVEQDDFERSSAFGRYITEALIYEFNQRNVPVKEYRIGNEIKGRKGEGEFMLTRNHRTYVKNRQSLAIVGTYYQVKGNVFVNARMVRVSDNAVLRTAQLVFRQTDVVRRMLADTGPKLSSGYVSMRDFETMTRANDLTAIDLGEDLH; encoded by the coding sequence ATGTCTAATGCTTTTCGCAGCGTAGGTATAGCGCTCTTGGTTATTATGGTTGGTGTCCCGCAGGTATGGGCAGAAGAACAACCACCGCAGAAGGTCTATGGTGCTGTTGAGAGCATGGTTCCTGAATCGGCAGATGCTACTTATCAGGAAGACACATCACTGACTTCCGTTACGACCGTTGTTAATTATGATAACGGGGTAATGCTTCCGGATGGAACTGGTGGCATGCTGTGGCGTAAAGGTAATGTTCAGTCAGATATTCCAGCTGTTGATAATGCTCGCGAAGTAAAGCTTAAAGTTCGTGAACTTGCAGATCAGCTATTAACTGATCTTGACTGGGAGATTTTTAAGAATGCAAGCATTCTTCCAGTCACTTTTGTAGAGCAGGATGACTTTGAACGAAGCTCAGCGTTCGGTCGTTATATTACAGAAGCACTTATTTATGAATTCAACCAGCGTAATGTGCCTGTAAAAGAATATCGTATTGGTAATGAGATTAAAGGACGCAAGGGTGAGGGTGAGTTTATGCTGACTCGTAACCATCGTACTTACGTCAAAAATAGACAGTCCTTGGCTATTGTCGGTACTTACTACCAAGTAAAAGGCAATGTTTTTGTGAATGCCCGTATGGTGCGTGTCTCAGACAACGCTGTATTACGCACAGCGCAGCTTGTGTTCCGACAGACTGATGTTGTTCGTAGAATGCTGGCAGATACTGGGCCTAAATTAAGTTCAGGATATGTTTCAATGCGTGACTTTGAAACTATGACCAGAGCAAATGACCTGACAGCCATCGATCTTGGTGAAGACCTGCATTAG
- a CDS encoding metal ABC transporter solute-binding protein, Zn/Mn family, with protein MQLYKKALALLFLTLLVTAPLSSTALAQKPVVFVSILPQKYFVEQIAGDTVQVEVMVKPGASPATYEPLPRQMTMLAKADMYLAIGVPFERTWLPRIKATNPDLAVIYIDKTLRKLPMTSNAIEVDTNPRGALLLNFRNSKAEHDAHASAHDQKKQVHNHEGMLDPHIWLSPRWVKAMAKPTRLALTKVAPHHATQYRINTRRFTKRLDALDKDIHAIFKAIPAEQRVFMTFHPSWGYYAMTYNLIQIPIEFEGKAPSPKDLEQITAIAKKRNLRTIFVQPQFSQASAKAIAGSINGSVVTADPLAENWEENLRDVSKKLAASFILCE; from the coding sequence ATGCAGTTATATAAAAAAGCACTAGCCCTTCTTTTTCTCACGCTTCTAGTTACTGCCCCGTTATCAAGCACCGCGCTGGCTCAAAAGCCTGTTGTCTTTGTCAGCATTCTCCCGCAAAAATATTTTGTGGAACAAATCGCCGGTGACACTGTTCAAGTAGAGGTTATGGTTAAGCCCGGTGCAAGCCCTGCCACCTATGAACCACTGCCACGGCAAATGACTATGCTTGCAAAAGCTGATATGTACCTTGCCATCGGAGTACCTTTTGAACGCACCTGGCTTCCACGCATCAAAGCCACCAATCCTGATCTCGCAGTTATCTACATAGACAAGACTCTCCGCAAGCTCCCTATGACTTCCAATGCAATAGAAGTCGACACCAATCCACGTGGTGCTCTTTTGCTTAACTTCAGAAACTCTAAAGCCGAGCACGATGCGCACGCCTCAGCCCACGACCAGAAGAAGCAAGTTCATAATCATGAAGGCATGCTCGACCCGCACATATGGTTATCTCCCCGCTGGGTAAAAGCTATGGCAAAGCCAACACGTCTTGCCCTCACCAAGGTGGCACCACATCACGCCACGCAATACCGTATCAATACACGCCGTTTCACAAAACGATTGGACGCTCTGGACAAAGACATTCACGCAATCTTTAAGGCTATTCCAGCAGAACAACGTGTCTTTATGACTTTCCACCCTTCATGGGGATACTATGCCATGACATACAACCTCATCCAGATTCCAATTGAGTTCGAAGGTAAGGCTCCGTCTCCTAAGGATCTTGAACAAATCACAGCTATTGCAAAAAAACGAAATCTTCGGACAATATTTGTGCAGCCACAATTCTCGCAAGCGAGCGCAAAAGCCATTGCAGGTTCAATAAACGGCTCTGTTGTAACTGCCGACCCACTTGCCGAAAACTGGGAAGAAAATTTACGCGACGTTTCTAAAAAGCTCGCAGCATCTTTTATCCTTTGTGAATAG